The proteins below come from a single Rosa rugosa chromosome 2, drRosRugo1.1, whole genome shotgun sequence genomic window:
- the LOC133732539 gene encoding LOW QUALITY PROTEIN: uncharacterized protein LOC133732539 (The sequence of the model RefSeq protein was modified relative to this genomic sequence to represent the inferred CDS: deleted 1 base in 1 codon; substituted 1 base at 1 genomic stop codon), which produces MIFHLIKKKKLNVGFGSDVLPNKTRPDPPNLHHNLKAAATAAFQEGVGLVLSRWLALQXLVVENEWGGRDSSLKAEQLVSDIVSWVNFSTEPLYIDDLEEMLIEAMSSLNTVIEDGSIEEVAEKIMIMHEECLDCNFKSMESLREANSRRVPTPHVKQVVDDDEDSDDNDDDTDPSMNKDESSNMNVDRPESHAVEPKTRQGVEAEDGWEVVGPRRSRGKRN; this is translated from the exons ATGATATTtcacttgatcaaaaaaaaaaaactaaatgtGGGTTTCGGGTCGGATGTCCTCCCAAAtaaaacccgacccgacccacCCAATTTGCATCATAACCTAAAGGCGGCGGCTACGGCGGCGTTCCAAGAAGGGGTCGGGTTGGTTCTGTCGCGGTGGTTGGCGCTTCAA TAATTGGTCGTCGAGAACGAGTGGGGTGGCCGTGACTCGAGCCTCAAGGCCGAGCAACTCGTCTCCGATATCGTCTCCTGGGTCAATTTCTCCACCG aacctctttatatagatgatttAGAAGAAATGCTCATTGAAGCTATGAGTTCTCTCAATACTGTGATAGAGGATGGTAGCATTGAGGAG GTAGCTGAAAAAATAATGATTATGCATGAAGAATGTTTGGATTGCAATTTCAAGTCTATGGAAAGCCTAAGGGAAGCCAATAGTCGAAGAGTTCCAACTCCTCATGTTAAACAG GTTGTGGATGACGATGAAGACAGTgatgataatgatgatgataCTGATCCTAGCATGAATAAAGATGAGTCATCAAACATGAATGTGGACAGACCAGAGTCTCAtgcagtagagccaaagaccaGGCAGGGAGTTGAAGCAGAAGATGGTTGGGAGGTAGTCGGACCGAGAAGAAGTAGGGGTAAAAGGAATTAG
- the LOC133730223 gene encoding uncharacterized protein LOC133730223, whose protein sequence is MAAAPAMNMLFNCNQMETLNGSNFKRWKQDLELCLGYSDYEHVLHEDPPAELTPTSTRETKDKYAQWHKHNRMALVIMKRSMSEAVKGGIPDAKLAREYFMNIEEKYQVSDKAETGALMNALTGMKFDGVGSIREYILKGTETATKLKALGVTIDDPFLVHLILNSLPSQYSQLECSYNTQKEKWSVNELISMCVQEEDRIKKRKGVVVNLVNKPQFKKKAFKPRYSAPSTSKTQNEATQGSNNFKNQKSIQFS, encoded by the coding sequence CTATGAACATGCTTTTTAATTGCAACCAAATGGAAACTCTTAATGGTTCAAACTTTAAGAGATGGAAACAAGACCTAGAATTATGCCTAGGATACAGCGACTATGAGCATGTCCTGCATGAAGACCCCCCAGCTGAGTTAACACCTACCAGTACTAGGGAAACAAAAGATAAATATGCTCAGTGGCATAAACATAACAGAATGGCCCTAGTTATCATGAAAAGGTCCATGTCAGAAGCTGTAAAGGGAGGTATCCCAGATGCGAAGCTAGCAAGGGAGTATTTTATGAATATTGAAGAGAAATATCAAGTGTCTGATAAGGCTGAAACTGGGGCATTAATGAATGCTCTTACTGGTATGAAGTTTGATGGAGTAGGAAGTATCAGGGAATACATTCTGAAGGGTACAGAAACTGCAACAAAACTTAAGGCTTTAGGTGTCACCATTGATGATCCTTTTTTAGTTCACCTAATCCTGAACTCCTTACCCTCTCAATATTCTCAGCTAGAATGCAGTTACaacacacagaaagaaaaatggagtgTGAATGAATTAATTTCAATGTGTGTGCAAGAGGAAGATAGGATTAAGAAGAGAAAAGGGGTGGTTGTCAATCTGGTCAACAAGCCACAGTTCAAGAAGAAAGCCTTCAAGCCTCGATATTCTGCACCATCTACCtcaaaaacacaaaatgaaGCAACTCAGGGATCTAACAACTTTAAGAATCAAAAGTCAATTCAGTTCAGTTAA